One Streptomyces sp. CNQ-509 DNA window includes the following coding sequences:
- the acs gene encoding acetate--CoA ligase translates to MSNESLANLLKEERRFEPPAELAAHANVTAEAYEQARADRLGFWAEQARRLSWATEPTKTLDWSDPPFAKWFEDGSLNVAYNCVDRHVEAGLGDRVAIHFEGEPGDSRSITYAELQRDVAKAANALTELGVQTGDRVAVYMPMIPETVVAMLACARIGAPHSVVFGGFSADALATRIADADARVVITADGGYRRGKPSALKPAVDDAVGRTDRVRNVLVVRRTGQDVAWTEGRDVWWHDVVDRQEDTHTPEAFPAEHPLFILYTSGTTGKPKGILHTTGGYLTQVSYTHHAVFDLKPETDVFWCTADVGWVTGHSYIVYGPLSNGATQVLYEGTPDTPHQGRWWEVIQKYKVSIFYTAPTAIRACMKWGDAIPAKFDLSSLRLLGSVGEPINPEAWIWYRDHIGAGRTPVVDTWWQTETGGIMISPLPGVTSTKPGSAQVPLPGIAATVVDDEAREVPDGSGGYLVLTEPWPSMLRTIWGDDQRYKDTYWSRFEGRYFAGDGAKKDDDGDIWLLGRVDDVMLVSGHNISTTEVESALVSHPKVAEAAVVGATDPQTTQAIVAFVILRGGAEEAEGLVEELRAHVAKALGPIAKPKRILPVAELPKTRSGKIMRRLLRDVAENREMGDVTTLTDSTVMDLIQAKLPSAASED, encoded by the coding sequence GTGAGCAACGAAAGCCTGGCCAACCTGCTCAAGGAGGAGCGCCGGTTCGAGCCGCCAGCCGAGCTGGCCGCGCACGCGAACGTCACGGCGGAGGCGTATGAGCAGGCACGTGCGGACCGGCTGGGCTTCTGGGCGGAGCAGGCCCGGAGGCTCAGCTGGGCCACCGAGCCCACGAAGACGCTCGACTGGTCGGACCCGCCGTTCGCGAAGTGGTTCGAGGACGGCTCGCTCAATGTGGCGTACAACTGCGTGGACCGGCATGTCGAGGCCGGCCTCGGCGACCGCGTCGCGATCCACTTCGAGGGCGAGCCGGGTGACTCCCGCTCGATCACCTACGCCGAGTTGCAGCGGGACGTCGCCAAGGCGGCCAACGCGCTGACGGAGTTGGGCGTGCAGACCGGCGACCGGGTCGCCGTCTACATGCCGATGATCCCGGAGACCGTCGTCGCCATGCTGGCCTGTGCCCGCATCGGCGCACCCCACTCGGTGGTCTTCGGCGGCTTCTCCGCCGACGCGCTCGCCACCCGGATCGCCGACGCGGACGCGCGCGTGGTCATCACCGCCGACGGCGGGTACCGGCGCGGCAAGCCGTCCGCGCTCAAGCCCGCGGTGGACGACGCGGTGGGGCGCACGGACCGGGTGCGCAACGTCCTCGTGGTCCGCCGTACGGGCCAGGACGTGGCCTGGACCGAGGGCCGCGACGTGTGGTGGCACGACGTCGTGGACCGGCAGGAGGACACGCACACCCCCGAGGCGTTCCCCGCGGAGCACCCGCTCTTCATCCTCTACACCTCGGGCACGACGGGTAAGCCCAAGGGCATCCTGCACACCACCGGCGGCTATCTCACCCAGGTGTCCTACACCCACCACGCCGTCTTCGACCTCAAGCCCGAGACCGACGTGTTCTGGTGCACGGCCGACGTCGGCTGGGTCACCGGCCACTCGTACATCGTGTACGGGCCGCTCTCCAACGGCGCCACCCAGGTGCTCTACGAGGGCACGCCCGACACCCCGCACCAGGGCCGCTGGTGGGAGGTCATCCAGAAGTACAAGGTCTCGATCTTCTACACCGCGCCCACCGCGATCCGCGCCTGCATGAAGTGGGGCGACGCCATCCCGGCGAAGTTCGACCTGAGCAGCCTGCGGCTGCTCGGCTCGGTCGGCGAGCCGATCAACCCCGAGGCGTGGATCTGGTACCGGGACCACATCGGCGCCGGCCGCACGCCGGTCGTGGACACCTGGTGGCAGACCGAGACGGGCGGCATCATGATCAGCCCGCTGCCCGGGGTGACGAGCACCAAGCCCGGCTCTGCGCAGGTGCCGCTGCCCGGCATCGCGGCCACCGTCGTGGACGACGAGGCGCGCGAGGTGCCGGACGGCTCCGGCGGCTATCTGGTGCTCACGGAGCCGTGGCCGTCGATGCTCCGCACCATCTGGGGCGACGACCAGCGCTACAAGGACACGTACTGGTCCCGCTTCGAGGGCCGGTACTTCGCCGGTGACGGCGCGAAGAAGGACGACGACGGCGACATCTGGCTGCTGGGCCGCGTCGACGACGTCATGCTCGTCTCCGGGCACAACATCTCCACCACCGAGGTGGAGTCCGCCCTCGTCTCGCACCCCAAGGTCGCCGAGGCCGCGGTCGTCGGCGCCACCGACCCGCAGACCACGCAGGCCATCGTCGCCTTCGTGATCCTGCGCGGCGGCGCGGAAGAGGCCGAAGGGCTGGTGGAGGAGCTGCGGGCGCACGTGGCGAAGGCCCTGGGCCCGATCGCCAAGCCCAAGCGGATCCTGCCGGTCGCGGAGCTGCCCAAGACCCGCTCCGGCAAGATCATGCGCCGGCTGCTGCGGGACGTCGCGGAGAACCGCGAGATGGGCGACGTCACCACGCTGACGGACAGCACGGTCATGGACCTCATCCAGGCGAAGCTGCCGAGCGCGGCCTCGGAGGACTGA
- the nhaA gene encoding Na+/H+ antiporter NhaA, producing MTAPQRPQQSQFLPRPSPKESKFLTEALRTETVGGLILLAAAVIALVFANTALSGTYEDIKGFTFGPSALDLRLDLAHWAKDGLLTIFFFVVGVELKRELVDGELKDPRAAALPIVAALCGMAAPALFYVAVNAGRGDLGGWAIPTATDIAFALAVLAVIGSNLPSALRAFLLTLAVVDDLFAILIIAIFYTSGINLVALGSALAGLVLFWFLQRQEIRGWYVYLPLALVIWALMHASGVHATIAGVAMGLMLRVTTRPGEEVSPGERIEHQMRPLSAGIAVPVFAFFAAGVAVNADSLGGVFTDPEPLGVVLGLVLGKVLGISLGSWLAARFTRAELNPALRWPDVFAVATLAGIGFTVSLLISELAFTDDPGLAEETKAAVLTGSFIAAVLACVMLKIRDNRYKAIAEEDERDEDMDGIADIYQQDDPEYHLRMAAIHEAKAAEHRRRAEMRHPPGEQGDRRA from the coding sequence GTGACCGCGCCCCAGCGCCCGCAGCAGTCCCAGTTCCTCCCCAGACCGTCCCCCAAAGAGAGCAAGTTCCTCACCGAGGCCCTGCGTACGGAGACCGTCGGCGGACTGATCCTGCTGGCCGCGGCCGTCATCGCCCTCGTCTTCGCGAACACCGCGCTGAGCGGCACGTACGAGGACATCAAGGGCTTCACCTTCGGGCCCTCCGCGCTCGACCTCCGTCTCGACCTCGCCCACTGGGCCAAGGACGGGCTGCTGACGATCTTCTTCTTCGTCGTCGGCGTCGAGCTGAAGCGCGAGTTGGTCGACGGCGAGCTGAAGGACCCGCGGGCCGCCGCGCTGCCGATCGTCGCCGCGCTCTGCGGCATGGCCGCCCCCGCCCTCTTCTACGTCGCCGTCAACGCCGGCCGCGGGGACCTCGGCGGCTGGGCCATCCCCACCGCCACCGACATCGCGTTCGCCCTCGCCGTGCTCGCGGTCATCGGCAGCAACCTCCCCTCCGCGCTCCGCGCCTTCCTGCTGACGCTGGCCGTCGTGGACGACCTCTTCGCGATCCTGATCATCGCGATCTTCTACACCTCCGGCATCAACCTCGTCGCCCTCGGCTCCGCCCTCGCCGGCCTCGTCCTCTTCTGGTTCCTCCAACGCCAGGAGATCCGCGGCTGGTACGTGTACCTACCGCTGGCTCTGGTCATCTGGGCCCTCATGCACGCCAGCGGCGTGCACGCCACCATCGCGGGCGTCGCCATGGGCCTGATGCTGCGCGTCACCACCCGACCGGGCGAAGAGGTCTCGCCCGGAGAGCGCATCGAGCACCAGATGCGGCCGCTCTCCGCCGGGATCGCCGTGCCCGTCTTCGCCTTTTTCGCCGCGGGCGTGGCCGTGAACGCCGACTCGCTGGGCGGCGTGTTCACCGACCCCGAGCCCCTCGGCGTCGTGCTCGGCCTCGTTCTCGGCAAGGTCCTCGGCATCTCACTCGGCTCCTGGCTCGCCGCCCGCTTCACCCGGGCGGAGCTGAACCCGGCGCTGAGATGGCCCGACGTGTTCGCCGTGGCGACACTCGCCGGCATCGGCTTCACCGTCTCGCTCCTCATCAGCGAGCTGGCCTTCACCGACGACCCCGGCCTCGCCGAGGAGACCAAGGCCGCGGTGCTGACCGGCTCGTTCATAGCCGCCGTGCTCGCGTGCGTGATGCTCAAGATCCGTGACAATCGCTACAAGGCGATCGCCGAGGAGGACGAGCGCGACGAGGACATGGACGGCATTGCGGACATATACCAGCAGGACGATCCGGAGTACCACCTCCGGATGGCCGCGATCCACGAGGCAAAGGCCGCGGAACACCGGAGGCGTGCCGAAATGCGGCACCCGCCCGGCGAGCAGGGTGACCGTCGGGCATGA
- a CDS encoding phage holin family protein gives MTAKGGTAQDGAGPEPGADAHLDTQQSLGQLVSTATTNLSALLHDEIALLKAETREDIKRAGAGGAALGVAAVLVLFGIPVLSFAAAYGLHALGLHLAWSFLIVFGVHLVLGALAALWGIAKMRQMRKPERAMNSTKETATVISDSLRGRGHPADRRKPAAGVARSES, from the coding sequence ATGACGGCGAAGGGCGGAACGGCGCAGGACGGCGCGGGCCCGGAGCCCGGCGCCGACGCGCACCTCGACACGCAGCAGAGCCTCGGGCAGCTCGTCTCGACCGCCACCACGAATCTCAGCGCGCTGCTCCACGACGAGATCGCCCTGCTCAAGGCCGAGACCCGGGAGGACATCAAGCGCGCGGGCGCGGGCGGCGCCGCCCTCGGCGTCGCCGCCGTCCTCGTCCTCTTCGGCATCCCGGTGCTCAGCTTCGCCGCCGCGTACGGGCTGCACGCCCTGGGTCTCCACCTCGCCTGGTCGTTCCTCATCGTCTTCGGCGTCCACCTGGTCCTCGGCGCGCTCGCCGCCCTCTGGGGCATCGCCAAGATGCGCCAGATGCGCAAGCCCGAGCGCGCGATGAACTCCACCAAGGAGACCGCCACCGTCATCTCCGACTCCCTGCGCGGCCGAGGTCACCCGGCGGATCGACGCAAGCCGGCCGCGGGCGTGGCACGCTCGGAGTCATGA
- a CDS encoding alpha/beta fold hydrolase translates to MTAPSPVDPAVHLEGPWTHRDVAANGARFHIVEMGEGPLVLLLHGFPQFWWTWRHQLPALAEAGYRAVAMDLRGVGGSDRTPRGYDPANLALDVTGVIRSLGEPDAALVGHDLGGYLAWTAAVMRPKLIRRLTVASMPHPRRWRSAMLTDPRQSAAGSFVWSAQRPWLPERQLVADDAALVGRLIRGWSGPRQPDDKALEVYRRAMTVPSTAHCSVEPYRWLVRSLGRPDGIQFYRRMKLPVRVPVLHLHGSLDPVMRTRSAAGSVAYVEAPYRWRLFDGLGHFPHEEDPLAFTTELVNWLRDPEPDR, encoded by the coding sequence ATGACGGCACCGTCGCCAGTCGACCCGGCAGTCCACCTCGAGGGGCCCTGGACCCACAGGGACGTCGCGGCGAACGGCGCCCGCTTCCACATCGTGGAGATGGGCGAAGGGCCGCTGGTGCTTCTGCTGCACGGATTTCCGCAGTTCTGGTGGACCTGGCGGCACCAACTGCCCGCGCTCGCCGAGGCCGGCTACCGCGCGGTGGCGATGGACCTGCGCGGCGTCGGCGGCAGCGACCGTACGCCCCGCGGCTACGACCCGGCGAACCTCGCCCTCGACGTCACCGGCGTGATCCGCTCGCTCGGCGAGCCGGACGCCGCGCTCGTCGGCCACGACCTCGGCGGCTATCTCGCCTGGACCGCGGCGGTGATGCGGCCCAAGCTGATCCGCCGGCTGACCGTCGCCTCGATGCCGCACCCGCGCCGCTGGCGCTCCGCGATGCTCACCGACCCGCGGCAGAGCGCCGCGGGTTCCTTCGTCTGGAGCGCCCAGCGCCCCTGGCTGCCCGAGCGGCAACTCGTCGCCGACGACGCCGCGTTGGTCGGCCGGCTGATCCGCGGCTGGTCGGGGCCGCGGCAGCCTGACGACAAGGCGCTGGAGGTCTACCGGCGCGCCATGACCGTGCCCTCGACGGCGCACTGCTCGGTGGAGCCGTACCGCTGGCTCGTACGGTCGCTGGGGCGGCCCGACGGCATACAGTTCTACCGCCGCATGAAGCTGCCGGTGCGGGTGCCGGTGCTGCATCTGCACGGATCCCTCGATCCGGTGATGCGCACGCGGAGCGCGGCGGGATCCGTCGCCTACGTGGAAGCGCCGTACCGGTGGCGCCTTTTCGACGGTCTCGGGCACTTCCCGCACGAGGAGGACCCGCTCGCGTTCACGACCGAACTCGTCAACTGGCTACGGGATCCCGAGCCCGACCGCTGA
- a CDS encoding MarP family serine protease, which translates to MNVLDILLVAAAVWFAVVGYRQGFVVGVLSVCGFVGGGLLAIYLLPVIWDLATDGAALGPTAAFGAIVLVLIAASVGQGLTTHLGNQLRQYITWSPARSLDATGGALVNVVALLLVAWLLGTALASTTLPTVAREVRASKVLNGVAEVMPKSADTWFGEFSSVLSENRFPQVFAPFQSEQITNVPAPDPALVSSPVVEQARKSIVKVVGTAQSCGKVLEGTGFVFAPQRVMTNAHVVGGVDEPTVQIGGEGRLYDGEVVLYDWERDIAVLEVPELDAPALPFDQNDASRGDDAIVAGFPENGGFDVRAARVRDRITANGPDIYRRGTVNRDVLSLFTLVRQGNSGGPLLTPEGAVVGVVFARSMDDKDTGYALTVDEVRDDIERGRTASQPVDSDSCAM; encoded by the coding sequence GTGAACGTGCTGGACATCCTGCTGGTGGCGGCCGCCGTGTGGTTCGCCGTGGTCGGCTATCGCCAGGGCTTCGTGGTCGGTGTCCTGTCCGTGTGCGGCTTCGTCGGCGGCGGGCTGCTGGCCATCTATCTGCTGCCCGTCATCTGGGACTTGGCGACCGACGGCGCCGCCCTCGGCCCGACCGCCGCGTTCGGCGCCATCGTCCTCGTCCTCATAGCGGCCTCGGTGGGCCAGGGCCTCACCACCCACCTCGGCAACCAACTGCGGCAGTACATCACCTGGTCGCCCGCCCGCTCCCTGGACGCCACCGGCGGCGCGCTGGTCAACGTCGTGGCGCTGCTGCTCGTCGCATGGCTCCTCGGCACGGCGCTGGCGTCGACGACGCTGCCGACCGTCGCCCGCGAGGTGCGCGCGTCGAAGGTGCTCAACGGCGTGGCCGAGGTGATGCCGAAGAGCGCCGACACCTGGTTCGGCGAGTTCAGTTCCGTGCTGTCGGAGAACCGCTTCCCGCAGGTCTTCGCGCCGTTCCAGAGCGAGCAGATCACCAACGTGCCGGCGCCCGACCCCGCGCTGGTCAGCAGCCCGGTGGTCGAGCAGGCCCGGAAGAGCATCGTCAAGGTCGTCGGCACGGCGCAGTCGTGCGGCAAGGTGCTGGAGGGCACCGGGTTCGTCTTCGCGCCGCAGCGCGTGATGACCAACGCCCACGTCGTCGGCGGCGTCGACGAGCCCACCGTGCAGATCGGCGGCGAGGGCAGGCTCTATGACGGCGAGGTCGTGCTCTACGACTGGGAGCGGGACATCGCCGTGCTGGAGGTCCCCGAGCTGGACGCCCCCGCGCTGCCGTTCGACCAGAACGACGCGAGCCGCGGCGACGACGCCATCGTCGCCGGCTTCCCGGAGAACGGCGGCTTCGACGTACGGGCGGCGCGCGTGCGCGACCGCATAACGGCCAACGGCCCGGACATCTACCGCCGCGGCACCGTCAACCGCGACGTGCTCTCGCTCTTCACCCTCGTCCGCCAGGGCAACTCGGGCGGCCCGCTGCTCACTCCCGAAGGCGCCGTCGTCGGCGTCGTCTTCGCCAGGTCCATGGACGACAAGGACACCGGCTACGCGCTGACGGTCGACGAGGTCCGCGACGACATCGAGCGGGGGCGCACGGCCTCGCAGCCCGTGGACAGCGACAGTTGCGCCATGTGA
- a CDS encoding CoA pyrophosphatase has product MAVSDAGLPGWLAPVAEAARTVRPEELSSFLPPDGDGGRPAAVLVLFGDGDDGPELLLTERASSLRSHAGQPSFPGGSLDPEDGDPEGEGPLRAALREAQEETGLDPAGVQVFSVLPRLYIPVSGFVVSPVLGWWREPSPVGVVDPAETARVFSVPVADLTDPANRAMAVHPRGHLGPAFLVCSALVWGFTAGVIDRILHLAGWERPWDRDRRVPLDWHA; this is encoded by the coding sequence GTGGCCGTCAGCGACGCCGGGCTCCCCGGCTGGCTGGCGCCGGTCGCCGAAGCGGCCCGTACCGTACGGCCGGAAGAGCTGAGCAGCTTCCTCCCGCCCGACGGCGACGGCGGCCGGCCCGCCGCCGTGCTCGTCCTCTTCGGCGACGGCGACGACGGCCCCGAGCTGCTGCTCACCGAGCGCGCCAGCTCCCTCCGCTCGCACGCCGGCCAGCCCTCCTTTCCCGGCGGCTCCCTCGACCCGGAGGACGGCGACCCCGAGGGCGAAGGGCCGCTGCGCGCCGCGCTGCGCGAGGCGCAGGAGGAGACGGGGCTCGACCCCGCGGGCGTGCAGGTGTTCTCCGTGCTGCCGCGGCTCTACATCCCCGTCAGCGGCTTCGTCGTCTCGCCCGTGCTCGGCTGGTGGCGCGAGCCCAGCCCCGTCGGCGTCGTCGATCCGGCCGAGACGGCGCGGGTTTTCAGCGTCCCCGTGGCGGATCTCACCGACCCGGCGAACCGCGCCATGGCCGTCCATCCGCGCGGCCACCTCGGGCCCGCGTTCCTCGTCTGCTCCGCGCTGGTCTGGGGTTTCACCGCGGGCGTCATCGACCGCATCCTGCACCTGGCCGGGTGGGAGCGCCCGTGGGATCGCGACCGCCGGGTGCCGCTGGACTGGCACGCATGA
- the nth gene encoding endonuclease III gives MAKSGKAAPAAEGRAVVRKAKPAPTRTGLVRQARRIYRELAEVYPYAHPELDFENPYQLLIATVLSAQTTDLRVNQTTPALFAKYPTPEDLAAANPEEVEELIRPTGFFRAKTKSIMGLSQALRDDFGGEVPGNLKDLVKLPGVGRKTAFVVLGNAFGVPGITVDTHFARLVRRWKWTEQTDPEKIEQEVGSLFPKKDWTMLSHYVIFHGRRICHARKPACGACPIAPLCPAYGEGETDPEKAQKLLKYEKGGMPGQRLKPPPDYPGKPAPPLGAA, from the coding sequence ATGGCGAAGAGTGGCAAGGCGGCACCGGCGGCGGAGGGCCGCGCGGTGGTGCGCAAGGCGAAACCGGCCCCGACGCGGACGGGACTGGTGCGGCAGGCCCGGCGGATCTACCGCGAGCTGGCCGAGGTGTATCCGTACGCGCACCCGGAGCTGGACTTCGAGAACCCGTATCAGTTGCTCATCGCCACGGTGCTCTCCGCGCAGACCACCGACCTGCGGGTGAACCAGACGACGCCGGCGCTCTTCGCGAAGTACCCGACGCCGGAGGACCTGGCCGCCGCCAACCCCGAGGAGGTCGAGGAGCTCATCCGGCCCACCGGGTTCTTCCGCGCCAAGACCAAGTCGATCATGGGTCTGTCGCAGGCCCTGCGGGACGACTTCGGCGGCGAGGTCCCGGGGAATCTGAAGGACCTGGTGAAGCTGCCCGGCGTGGGCCGCAAGACGGCGTTCGTCGTGCTCGGCAACGCTTTCGGGGTCCCCGGCATCACGGTCGACACGCACTTCGCGCGGCTCGTGCGGCGCTGGAAGTGGACCGAGCAGACCGACCCCGAGAAGATCGAGCAGGAGGTCGGGTCCCTCTTTCCGAAGAAGGACTGGACGATGCTCTCGCACTACGTGATATTCCACGGCCGGCGCATCTGCCACGCCCGCAAGCCCGCCTGCGGCGCCTGTCCCATCGCCCCGCTCTGCCCGGCGTACGGCGAGGGGGAGACGGACCCGGAGAAGGCGCAGAAGCTGCTGAAGTACGAGAAGGGCGGCATGCCCGGGCAGCGCCTCAAGCCCCCGCCGGACTACCCCGGGAAGCCCGCGCCCCCGCTGGGAGCCGCATGA
- a CDS encoding flotillin family protein — protein MFGYRVPAPDQAMLVSGGRRRRDGAPFRVVVGHGGFVLPIFRKTRFLSLAMHESEVAEYCVTRQGIPLTVRSVIAFKVGNDIESIVNAGQRFLSEQKEMSVLTGRIFAGHLRAIIGSMTVEEIVTERQKLASEVVETSKSEMGRIGLIVDSFQIQSIDDGDTGYIKAMSAPHQAAIQREAKIAEAQAAQKASEAEQESARKQAEYARETAMVRAQYKAEVSRVEAEAAQAGPLAHAHAQQDVLAAQTELAERAARLRQQELQAEVVKPAEAEAERVRVLAVAEAERMKIQAEAASSYDRVALDQQLIDQLPKIVERAAAGLQGANINVLNGADGLGELTAGLVGQGLAILDSVRTTMPQPRSPESERLND, from the coding sequence ATGTTCGGCTATCGCGTTCCGGCCCCCGACCAGGCCATGCTCGTGTCGGGCGGCAGGCGCCGGCGGGACGGCGCACCGTTCCGCGTCGTCGTCGGGCACGGCGGATTCGTGTTACCGATCTTCCGCAAGACCCGCTTCCTGTCGCTGGCGATGCACGAGTCCGAGGTCGCCGAGTACTGCGTGACCAGGCAGGGAATCCCGCTCACCGTACGGTCCGTGATCGCCTTCAAGGTCGGCAACGACATCGAGAGCATCGTCAACGCCGGGCAGCGCTTCCTCTCCGAGCAGAAGGAGATGTCGGTGCTGACCGGCCGGATCTTCGCCGGCCACCTGCGCGCCATCATCGGCTCGATGACGGTCGAGGAGATCGTCACCGAGCGGCAGAAGCTCGCCTCCGAGGTGGTGGAGACCTCCAAGAGCGAGATGGGCCGGATCGGTCTGATCGTCGACTCGTTCCAGATCCAGTCGATCGACGACGGCGACACCGGCTACATCAAGGCCATGTCGGCGCCCCATCAGGCGGCCATCCAGCGCGAGGCGAAGATCGCCGAGGCGCAGGCGGCGCAGAAGGCGTCCGAGGCGGAGCAGGAGTCCGCCCGGAAGCAGGCCGAGTACGCCAGGGAGACCGCCATGGTGCGGGCGCAGTACAAGGCCGAGGTCAGCCGGGTCGAGGCGGAGGCGGCGCAGGCCGGGCCGCTGGCGCATGCGCACGCGCAGCAGGACGTGCTCGCCGCCCAGACCGAGCTGGCCGAGCGCGCGGCCCGGCTCCGCCAGCAGGAGTTGCAGGCGGAGGTGGTGAAGCCGGCCGAGGCGGAGGCCGAGCGGGTGCGGGTGCTGGCCGTCGCCGAGGCGGAACGGATGAAGATCCAGGCCGAGGCGGCGTCCTCGTACGACAGGGTGGCGCTGGACCAGCAGTTGATCGACCAGCTCCCGAAGATCGTCGAACGGGCCGCGGCCGGCCTCCAGGGCGCGAACATCAACGTGCTCAACGGGGCCGACGGGCTCGGCGAACTCACGGCGGGGCTGGTCGGCCAGGGACTGGCCATCCTGGACTCGGTCAGGACCACCATGCCCCAGCCGCGGTCCCCGGAGAGCGAACGGCTGAACGACTAG
- a CDS encoding zinc-binding dehydrogenase codes for MVAVRAIEVREFGGPEVLVPAEVPEPVAGAGQVVVGLEVADVIYLDTLLRGGWGGETFPVRPPYVPGQGGAGTVLAVGEGVDAAWAGRRVAAPAAAGYAEQVVAEVAEIAAVPDALGAAEAAALLHDGTTAVRLARAGRPREGETVLVAAAAGGAGSLVLQLARDAGARVIAAARGERKLALARELGAEHTVDYSEDGWQDRARDAAGGDGVGLAFDGAGGELGRAAFRTVARGGRFVTYGTSGGTFAEIDPRTAAERDVRVTNLLEGGPPPAAVSQAALVEALDLAAAGRIRPVIGATYPLARARDAHESLARRATVGKSLLVV; via the coding sequence GTGGTCGCGGTGCGTGCGATCGAGGTGCGGGAGTTCGGCGGGCCCGAGGTGCTGGTGCCGGCGGAGGTGCCCGAGCCGGTGGCCGGGGCCGGGCAGGTCGTCGTGGGGCTGGAGGTGGCCGACGTCATCTACCTGGACACTCTGCTGCGCGGCGGCTGGGGCGGCGAGACCTTCCCGGTGCGGCCGCCGTACGTGCCGGGCCAGGGCGGCGCGGGGACCGTGCTGGCCGTCGGGGAGGGGGTCGACGCGGCGTGGGCCGGGCGGCGCGTGGCCGCCCCGGCGGCCGCCGGGTACGCGGAGCAGGTCGTCGCCGAGGTGGCAGAGATCGCCGCCGTCCCCGACGCGCTCGGCGCGGCCGAGGCGGCGGCGCTGCTGCACGACGGCACCACCGCGGTGCGCCTCGCCCGCGCCGGACGGCCCCGGGAGGGCGAGACGGTGCTCGTGGCGGCGGCGGCCGGCGGGGCGGGATCGCTGGTGCTGCAACTGGCGCGCGACGCGGGGGCACGCGTCATCGCGGCGGCGCGCGGGGAGCGCAAGCTCGCGCTCGCCCGCGAGCTGGGCGCGGAGCACACCGTCGACTACTCCGAGGACGGCTGGCAGGACCGGGCCCGCGACGCCGCCGGCGGGGACGGCGTCGGCCTGGCCTTCGACGGCGCCGGGGGCGAGCTGGGCCGGGCGGCGTTCCGTACGGTGGCGCGGGGCGGCAGGTTCGTGACGTACGGGACGTCGGGCGGCACCTTCGCGGAGATCGACCCGCGCACGGCCGCGGAGCGGGACGTACGGGTGACCAACCTCCTGGAGGGCGGCCCGCCGCCCGCCGCCGTCTCGCAGGCCGCCCTCGTCGAGGCCCTGGACCTCGCCGCCGCGGGCCGCATCAGGCCGGTGATCGGCGCGACCTACCCGCTGGCGCGGGCCCGGGACGCGCACGAATCGCTCGCCCGGCGCGCGACGGTGGGCAAGTCGCTCCTCGTCGTGTGA